Genomic segment of Acidobacteriota bacterium:
TACCTTCGGGAGCGTTGGCTACCCATCGTGGAACCGAACCTGGCGGCCACCACCCAAAAGCTGTACCCGGTCATTGTCGATGCATACATCAACCCCCACATCGGCCACCTCCGGCTCGACCGGGTGGACGCCACCACGATAGATCTGCTGTACGTCAAGCTTCGCCGTGAGGGCTCCCGAACGGGTGGGCCGCTGGCGGCGAAGACGGTTCGCAACGTCCACGGGGTCATGTCGGCGGCCTTCTCGTTCGCGGTGAAGAAAGGACTCATCAACCGTAATCCGGTGGCGTCGGCCGAGTCACCGGAGGCGGGGAGACCGGATACGGCGACACCGTGGACGGCGGATGAGCTGCGTACTTTTCTCAACTATGTGGAGGGGGACCAGCTAGAGGCGCTGTGGTCGCTGATCGCGTTCACGGGAATGAGACGGTCGGAGGCATTGGGCCTCAGCTGGGACGAGGTGGACTTCGAGCGTGGAACGGTGGCGGTGGTCTACACCGTGGTCGACGCCGCCGGAGGGCCGGTACGGAGGCGGGGCACCAAGACCAGACGATCCCGCCGCCCGATCTCCCTCGATGGGGACACCATGAAAAAGTTGCGGGAGCATCGCCGTCGACAACTCACCGAGCGGATCGCGTGGGGAGCGGGTTATCACGATCTGGGGCTTGTCTTTTGCCGAGAGGACGGAACCATCCGGCGGCCTCCACAGGTGTCGAGACGGTTCGAGAAGCTGCGAGCAGAGTCGGGAGTGAGACGTATCACCCTTCGTGACGTGCGCCATGTGTGGGCGACGCTGGCCCTCGAGTCCGGTGTACACCCAAAGGTGGTCCAGGAGCGCTTGGGGCATTCTTCGATAGCGATGACACTCGATACCTACAGCCATGTGATCGCCGGACTCGACCAGGATGCGGCCGAAACGGTGGCCGCGGTGGTGTGGTCTTCTACCCAATCTTCTACCCAATCTTCTACCCAACTGGCCGATACTGGACGAGACGACACAGCACGGAGACGGGGAAAACCCTTATAGGACAAGGGTTTTCGATACTGGGCGGGATGAGCCGCGATAGGGTTTTTAGGTTGAGGGCCTAGTGGGAAGTATTCCCGTGGAGGTTCGAGTCCTCTTTCCGACACCAGCGGCTCTAGGTTTCACCCCTGGGTTGTCGTGCACTCATTGAGCGAACGCAGATGCGTTCGCTCAATGAGTGTCGAATTCAGAACCGGGAAACGATATCGGTGTGGAAGACCCGAGAGAGCTTGGCGAAGATGCTGGGACGATGAATCCGATGTTGAGCGCGTTGGGCTGATTCGACATCGACTCTCGCGCCAACCACATCGATGACATGCGCCGAGGTGGAGCACACCGATCAATCTCTCCGGGGCTCGGCTTCAAGTACAGGTTCTGTCTCAATCCGGCCAGCCGTCGGTCACGTCACAGCACACACGGGCAACGCGGTGCGTTGTACCAGGTGAGCAGCGTGGGAGGGTGTTGCGTTTGACAAGATCAATGGACAAGATGAGTTCACCGCCACGTTCGGTTCTGGTTCGACTACAGCAGTCGGCGTCGCCGGGTCGTTTGGTTCGACTGATATTTGGCTGCCTTGGTCGAGATCCTGAGCGGTAGCACCCGGATGGTCGGATACGACCACTACGGAACAGGCCGGACGCGCATTCCAGCACACCTAATTGCCTTCGAAAATCAGGTGTAACTCCTTGGTGAAATCTTGATGCAGCACAGCACCGGGGATCGCCTGATCCTCGCAGCGGACTCGTCGATGACCACTGTGGCCATCGAAGCGGCGCACAGGTGACCCCACTCTGTTTTGAGTTTGGCGCTGGTT
This window contains:
- a CDS encoding site-specific integrase produces the protein MRRRGTITSKAGRYYAVVDLGRDELSGRRRRRWSSGFTTEEEAEVQLVKFLHALDEGDSVATTKLTVATYLRERWLPIVEPNLAATTQKLYPVIVDAYINPHIGHLRLDRVDATTIDLLYVKLRREGSRTGGPLAAKTVRNVHGVMSAAFSFAVKKGLINRNPVASAESPEAGRPDTATPWTADELRTFLNYVEGDQLEALWSLIAFTGMRRSEALGLSWDEVDFERGTVAVVYTVVDAAGGPVRRRGTKTRRSRRPISLDGDTMKKLREHRRRQLTERIAWGAGYHDLGLVFCREDGTIRRPPQVSRRFEKLRAESGVRRITLRDVRHVWATLALESGVHPKVVQERLGHSSIAMTLDTYSHVIAGLDQDAAETVAAVVWSSTQSSTQSSTQLADTGRDDTARRRGKPL